From the Lacipirellulaceae bacterium genome, the window CACCGCTGGTAATGTGGGCGACGTACTCACCGCTCGGGATCGCAGCGGTTTCACCTGCTGCTTCCGTAGAATCCCAGGCATTCTTGATTGAATCCAAGCTAGATTGCTGTAAAATATTAGTTAGTTTTCCCATGATTCGTCTCTCCTAAAGGGTCAATTATTGGGTGAATGTGTGTTGAAGGCCTCGGGCGTAGCACCGCCCGGGGCTTTACTCGTGCGGCTCTAGTTTTAGTGCTTTCCTCCCTGCAGTTTGGAATAGATGTAGCGACGAAGGTCCTCAACTGGGTACCGGACTGAACGTCCGATTCTGACGTGAGGGATCTCGCCGCTATTGGTCATCGACCAGAGTTTTCGCTGTGATATCTCAAGCGATTCCGCTGCCTGAGCAGGCTTTAGCAGTATCCGTGTTTGCTGAGAATTTTTCGATTTCATGGGTTTCTCCCGCTTCGAAGAAAAACAACGCTACAGAGCGTGTTCTACGGGAGAATGACCTTGTCCTAAAGCTGAGATTCCTGGAATCTCAGTCGTCTGACAAATGTCAGGCGGCAAGGACAAGCACGGCAAGGCACAAAGTCGCAGAAAAAAATTTCCGTCTGACAAATGTCAGACGGCTTTGTCTTTCTTATACGCTTCAGCCCATTTCTTGATCATTGGGCAGGTTAAGTCGTAGAGGTACTGCGACTCGTTCTGTTTGCGGAATTCGA encodes:
- a CDS encoding helix-turn-helix domain-containing protein, whose product is MKSKNSQQTRILLKPAQAAESLEISQRKLWSMTNSGEIPHVRIGRSVRYPVEDLRRYIYSKLQGGKH